A stretch of Malus sylvestris chromosome 11, drMalSylv7.2, whole genome shotgun sequence DNA encodes these proteins:
- the LOC126588496 gene encoding G-type lectin S-receptor-like serine/threonine-protein kinase LECRK3, with product MSILQPKGGGTCGFNSLCKHDQGRPVCQCPPGYTYIDPDDMLKGCKPNFAPQSCDEASSESDLFYMQEMQNAYWRVNEYDKFQDITEDWCRQTCLADCFCAVAGFRTGNCWLKGGPLLNGRIDANYSGKVLIKIRKDKSTSRSAGAAKNKKKKEYDSTLIVVGSVLLSSLGVLNFILPLITYMVVSRIYSRKAKVIPPYGVMAGMNLKCFTYDEIKDATDKFKEELGRGASATIFKGVLASDNGIGKCVAVKSLDSKVRGNDLEFNAEVSAIGRTSHRNLVQLLGFCNEGEHRMLVYEFMSNGSLASFVFGESRPKWCQRRHIVLGIARGLLYMHEECSSQIVHCDIKPQNILLDDSFTARIADFGLAKLLRMDQTRTTTGIRGTKGYVAPEWFKNLPITVKVDVYSFGILLLEIICCRKKFEKDAEDENQMILADWAYDCYKDKKLHLLFPNDGEAKKDIKEMEKYVMIAIRCIEEDPLLRPTMKNVTLMLEGNVEVSVTPDPSSFTNSAL from the coding sequence ATGAGTATCTTGCAACCAAAAGGCGGGGGCACGTGTGGCTTTAACAGCTTATGTAAACATGACCAAGGCCGACCGGTTTGCCAGTGCCCACCTGGTTATACCTACATAGATCCAGATGATATGTTGAAAGGCTGCAAACCTAACTTTGCTCCCCAAAGCTGTGATGAGGCCTCATCGGAGAGTGATCTTTTCTATatgcaagagatgcaaaatgCGTATTGGCGTGTAAATGAATATGACAAGTTTCAAGACATAACTGAGGATTGGTGCAGGCAGACATGCCTAGCTGATTGCTTCTGTGCAGTTGCCGGTTTTAGAACTGGTAACTGTTGGTTGAAAGGAGGTCCTCTTCTCAATGGGAGGATCGACGCAAATTATAGCGGGAAAGTATTAATCAAAATAAGGAAAGATAAATCTACTTCCAGATCAGCTGGCGCTGCaaagaacaaaaagaagaaagaatatgATTCAACTTTGATTGTAGTTGGATCAGTGCTCTTGAGTAGCTTGGGGGTTCTCAATTTCATCTTGCCCTTAATAACCTATATGGTTGTTTCTCGCATTTATTCTCGAAAAGCTAAGGTGATTCCACCCTATGGGGTTATGGCAGGCATGAATTTGAAGTGTTTCACTTATGACGAGATAAAAGATGCTACAGACAAATTCAAGGAAGAACTAGGACGCGGTGCATCTGCAACTATTTTTAAAGGAGTTTTAGCGTCCGATAATGGGATTGGAAAGTGTGTTGCTGTCAAAAGTTTAGACTCGAAGGTTAGAGGAAATGATTTGGAATTCAATGCTGAAGTGAGTGCAATTGGCAGAACAAGTCACAGAAATCTAGTCCAACTACTTGGGTTTTGTAACGAGGGTGAGCACCGAATGCTTGTGTATGAGTTCATGAGCAATGGATCTTTAGCGAGCTTTGTTTTTGGAGAGTCGAGGCCAAAGTGGTGCCAGAGAAGGCATATTGTCTTGGGAATCGCAAGAGGGCTCTTGTATATGCATGAGGAGTGCAGCAGCCAGATTGTACATTGTGACATCAAGCCTCAAAACATTCTTCTCGACGACTCTTTCACCGCAAGAATTGCTGACTTTGGATTAGCCAAGCTTTTGAGAATGGACCAGACTCGAACCACAACTGGAATCAGGGGAACGAAAGGGTATGTGGCCCCGGAATGGTTCAAAAACTTGCCTATCACAGTGAAGGTGGATGTTTACAGCTTTGGCATTTTGTTGTTGGAGATTATTTGCTGCCGgaagaaatttgaaaaagacGCTGAGGATGAAAATCAAATGATACTGGCTGATTGGGCTTACGATTGCTACAAGGATAAAAAACTGCACCTTCTATTTCCGAATGATGGTGAGGCGAAGAAAGACATCAAGGAGATGGAGAAGTACGTGATGATTGCAATACGGTGCATCGAAGAGGATCCATTGCTGAGGCCTACGATGAAGAATGTCACACTGATGCTCGAAGGTAATGTTGAAGTCTCAGTTACTCCTGATCCATCCTCTTTCACAAATTCGGCACTTTGA